One Serpentinicella alkaliphila DNA segment encodes these proteins:
- a CDS encoding ABC transporter ATP-binding protein, whose protein sequence is MALLKTNNMTMKFGGLTAVKDFNLELNKGEIVALIGPNGAGKTTAFNMISGVYKPTIGTINFKDTNITGVKPHEITKLGLARTFQNIRLFKELSVLDNVLIANHLNVNSGILSACVNNMAEYVSYFSHLLPESVASKILKSTSALGYKKEENEILEKSLFLLEKTGLVDLKDEKSSSLPYGLQRRLEIARALATNPEILLLDEPAAGMNPKETDDLTDFIQEIRDDFELTVFMIEHHMQVVMGISNKIYVLDYGVTIAEGTPQEIQNNDRVIQAYLGVSEDA, encoded by the coding sequence ATGGCCTTATTAAAAACAAATAATATGACTATGAAATTTGGTGGGTTAACTGCAGTAAAAGATTTTAATCTTGAACTGAATAAAGGTGAAATAGTTGCCCTAATTGGACCAAATGGTGCAGGAAAAACTACGGCTTTTAACATGATTTCAGGGGTATATAAGCCGACAATTGGAACTATAAATTTTAAAGACACGAATATAACGGGAGTAAAACCCCATGAAATAACTAAGCTTGGTTTAGCAAGAACTTTTCAAAACATACGTTTATTTAAAGAATTAAGTGTATTAGACAATGTACTAATTGCTAATCATTTAAATGTTAATTCTGGGATTTTATCTGCATGCGTTAACAATATGGCAGAATATGTTTCATATTTTTCACATTTACTACCGGAATCAGTTGCATCTAAAATCTTGAAATCTACTTCTGCCCTAGGCTATAAAAAAGAAGAAAATGAGATTTTAGAAAAGTCATTATTTTTACTCGAAAAAACTGGGTTAGTAGATTTGAAAGATGAGAAATCAAGCAGTTTACCTTATGGTTTACAAAGAAGACTAGAGATTGCTAGAGCACTAGCAACAAATCCTGAGATATTACTTTTAGATGAGCCAGCAGCAGGAATGAACCCAAAGGAAACAGATGATTTAACGGATTTTATTCAAGAAATTAGGGATGATTTTGAATTAACTGTATTTATGATAGAGCATCATATGCAGGTTGTAATGGGAATATCAAACAAAATATATGTTTTAGACTATGGTGTTACTATAGCTGAGGGTACTCCCCAAGAAATACAGAATAATGACAGGGTAATACAGGCATATTTGGGGGTGAGTGAAGATGCTTAA
- the fliD gene encoding flagellar filament capping protein FliD: MRIGGIASGMDTEQMVKDLMKVERGRVDRLLQQEQRVKWRQEAYNDINRKMANFILNTRKAFSGNERAITRGTVERFDWVKSANSSNEGIVKATATTGAINGTHTVRVDQLAEVASFTTNINDMLNSDGTFNVNKEITIATKIGDSLKEVKLEIDPGKISNIGELVSAINSATYQETENSPKINLGLRAAYDKDLGKLMVTTRETGAKQEVSLKEGTEFFGTAGNAKPGKDSVIYFNGLDAQNRIEKGTNSFSVFGINLQLESISPPGTSINISVNANVDGIYNKVQEFVKSYNEMIDEINGLTGQKIFRDFLPLTEEQKKAMSEDDIKRWEEKSKSGLLRQDEGLTRIQQSMRSSLYNQVQGTIGQFNHITSIGITTGTYQDGGKLVINEEKLKAAISNDPEGVVNLLFKTSDTVVPTSGSQEEIRAARQKQANESGLIQRIYNDMITGMKDIIRRSGTSTDASLFRTVQSNMLIDFVTSNSNISVIDKDLSDINKRIAREEQIIAGREDRYWKQFAAMEKAMNQMQQQGNWLMSQLGMGK, translated from the coding sequence ATGAGAATTGGTGGCATAGCGTCTGGAATGGATACTGAGCAAATGGTTAAAGATTTGATGAAAGTTGAACGCGGCCGTGTAGATAGACTATTGCAACAAGAACAGAGGGTAAAATGGCGTCAAGAGGCCTATAACGATATAAATCGTAAAATGGCTAATTTTATATTAAATACAAGAAAAGCTTTTTCAGGTAATGAAAGAGCTATTACAAGAGGAACTGTTGAGAGATTTGACTGGGTAAAAAGTGCTAACTCATCAAATGAAGGTATAGTTAAAGCAACTGCTACAACTGGAGCAATAAATGGCACACATACAGTAAGAGTAGATCAACTTGCAGAAGTAGCATCTTTCACAACAAATATTAACGATATGCTAAACTCTGACGGCACATTTAATGTAAATAAAGAAATTACAATTGCTACTAAAATTGGCGATTCATTAAAGGAGGTCAAATTAGAAATTGACCCAGGTAAGATATCTAATATAGGTGAGCTAGTTTCGGCTATTAACAGTGCTACATATCAAGAAACAGAAAATTCACCTAAAATAAACCTAGGCTTACGTGCAGCATATGATAAGGATTTAGGTAAGCTAATGGTTACTACTAGAGAGACCGGTGCAAAGCAAGAAGTTTCATTAAAAGAAGGAACTGAATTTTTTGGCACTGCCGGCAATGCTAAACCAGGCAAAGATTCTGTTATATATTTTAATGGTTTGGATGCACAAAATCGTATAGAAAAAGGTACTAATAGCTTTTCAGTATTTGGTATAAACTTACAACTCGAATCTATTAGTCCTCCTGGGACTAGTATTAATATTAGTGTAAATGCTAATGTAGATGGCATATACAATAAGGTACAAGAATTTGTTAAAAGCTATAACGAAATGATAGATGAAATAAATGGATTGACAGGCCAGAAAATTTTTAGAGACTTTTTACCATTAACTGAAGAGCAAAAGAAGGCTATGTCAGAAGATGACATTAAAAGATGGGAAGAAAAGTCTAAAAGTGGTTTACTTAGACAGGATGAAGGTTTAACTAGAATTCAGCAAAGTATGAGATCTAGTCTATATAATCAAGTACAGGGAACTATAGGGCAGTTTAACCATATAACTAGTATAGGTATTACAACTGGTACATATCAAGATGGTGGTAAACTAGTTATTAATGAAGAGAAACTAAAAGCAGCTATATCTAATGACCCTGAGGGTGTTGTAAACCTATTATTTAAAACTTCAGACACTGTTGTTCCAACCAGTGGCAGTCAAGAGGAAATTAGGGCTGCTAGACAGAAACAGGCAAATGAATCTGGCCTAATACAACGGATATATAATGATATGATTACAGGCATGAAGGATATAATTAGGCGTTCAGGAACCAGTACTGATGCTTCCTTATTTAGAACAGTACAGTCTAATATGCTAATCGACTTTGTTACTTCAAACTCAAATATAAGTGTTATAGATAAAGATTTAAGCGATATTAATAAAAGGATTGCACGGGAAGAGCAAATAATTGCAGGAAGAGAAGATAGGTATTGGAAACAGTTTGCTGCTATGGAAAAAGCTATGAATCAAATGCAGCAACAAGGTAACTGGCTAATGTCTCAGCTTGGAATGGGTAAGTAA
- a CDS encoding branched-chain amino acid ABC transporter permease, whose amino-acid sequence MTLDLLMQHLTNGISLGSLYALIAIGYTMVYGILRLINFAHGEIFIMALYFAFYGVAVFSLPWYAAFIIAIILTACLGMLVERAAYKPLRNSPRITIMVSAIGASFFIQNLATVIFGGRPKAFPTVAFFTDVIQIGSVSMQQLTLVIPTVTITLLFALSFLVNKTKVGMAMRAASKDFETSRLMGIDVNRIITLTFAIGSVLAAVGAIMWGMKFPTIEPARGVMPGLKCFIAAVVGGIGSIPGAVIGGFILGLGEILIVAFLPQLTGYRDAFAFILLIIILLFRPTGIMGEKISEKV is encoded by the coding sequence ATGACGCTTGATTTGTTAATGCAGCATTTGACAAATGGTATATCTCTTGGAAGTCTTTATGCACTAATTGCAATTGGCTACACTATGGTATATGGTATATTAAGATTAATTAACTTTGCCCATGGTGAAATATTTATTATGGCATTATATTTTGCATTTTATGGTGTTGCAGTATTTTCACTGCCATGGTATGCAGCATTTATTATTGCAATAATTCTAACAGCATGTCTAGGTATGCTAGTTGAAAGGGCTGCATATAAGCCTCTAAGAAATTCGCCAAGAATTACAATAATGGTTTCTGCCATCGGTGCTTCTTTCTTTATACAAAATTTAGCAACAGTTATTTTTGGTGGAAGACCAAAGGCATTTCCTACAGTAGCATTTTTTACTGATGTAATTCAAATTGGATCAGTTTCTATGCAACAATTAACTTTAGTAATTCCAACTGTAACAATTACTTTATTATTTGCACTTTCATTTTTAGTTAACAAAACTAAAGTAGGTATGGCAATGAGAGCAGCATCTAAAGATTTTGAAACTTCAAGACTTATGGGAATTGATGTTAATAGAATTATAACTCTTACCTTCGCAATAGGATCTGTATTAGCAGCAGTAGGGGCAATTATGTGGGGGATGAAATTCCCAACAATCGAACCGGCAAGAGGGGTTATGCCTGGTCTTAAATGTTTTATAGCCGCTGTTGTTGGAGGTATCGGAAGTATACCTGGAGCAGTTATTGGAGGTTTTATACTTGGATTAGGAGAAATTCTAATTGTTGCATTTTTACCTCAGTTAACTGGATATAGAGATGCCTTTGCATTCATTTTGTTAATCATTATCTTATTATTTAGACCCACAGGTATTATGGGTGAAAAAATATCGGAGAAGGTGTAG
- a CDS encoding ABC transporter ATP-binding protein encodes MLKIRDLHVSYGGIKALKGIDLDVEEGKIVALIGANGAGKSTTLRSIVGLTKPESGTITYNGVDLLKMDTKDMVKSGITLVPEGRRVFANLTVLENLKIGAYYRKDSKQIKEDLEWVYSLFPRLEERTWQLTGTLSGGEQQMVAVGRALMSRPKLLMMDEPSLGLAPLIVKEIFNIIKEIHKQGVTVLLIEQNANVSLRIADEAYVMETGKIMLKGTGQELLNNAEVKKAYLGDGAH; translated from the coding sequence ATGCTTAAAATAAGGGATTTACATGTATCATATGGTGGAATAAAAGCTCTAAAGGGAATAGATTTAGATGTTGAAGAAGGAAAAATAGTTGCTCTAATAGGTGCCAATGGTGCTGGTAAAAGTACTACACTTAGATCTATAGTAGGTCTTACAAAACCTGAGAGTGGAACTATAACATACAACGGCGTAGATTTACTAAAAATGGATACAAAGGATATGGTTAAGTCTGGAATAACATTAGTTCCTGAGGGTAGAAGAGTATTTGCCAACTTAACTGTGCTGGAAAACTTAAAAATAGGTGCGTACTATCGTAAAGATAGTAAACAAATAAAGGAAGACTTAGAGTGGGTATATAGCCTGTTTCCTAGGTTAGAAGAAAGAACTTGGCAGTTAACGGGGACTTTATCCGGCGGGGAGCAACAAATGGTTGCAGTAGGTAGAGCCCTTATGTCTAGACCTAAACTTTTAATGATGGATGAACCTTCCCTAGGATTAGCACCTTTAATAGTTAAAGAGATCTTTAATATTATAAAAGAGATTCACAAACAGGGTGTAACAGTACTTTTAATTGAACAAAATGCTAATGTTTCTTTAAGAATTGCTGATGAAGCTTACGTTATGGAAACTGGTAAAATAATGTTAAAAGGAACTGGGCAAGAGCTATTAAATAATGCTGAAGTTAAGAAAGCATATTTAGGTGATGGTGCACATTAA
- a CDS encoding sodium-dependent transporter: protein MSQKNEQWGSRWGFIMAAVGMAIGTGNIWRFPRVAAANGGGPFIIAWTIALFVWAIPLLMGEMVMGRKTGLGTIGAFRDFVGKKYTWMGTWIAVVCLGIMFYYSVVMGWCVKYFTLAVSGEFKPGMDTVATKAIWDTFTTTPSQTILFHFISMLVAGFIIYKGVTGGIEKASKIMIPTLFALLIIAVVRTLTLPGATQGLEYLFSPKLYMLKDYNIWLQAFAQAAWSTGAGWGFIITYAVYTKKKEDIGGNCLIMGFGDNLGALIAGMTVLPAIYALSPTQQFAEQALASNNTGITFIYLAQLFTQLPAGNILAAVFFGAMAIAALSSLLPMIEVGVRNLMDMGMDRQKATIIISVFGFILGIPSAYSLNFLDNQDWVWGVGLLLSGLFVAFAMMKYGLERARAVINLDGADFKIGKWWSNCVRLFPVLFTIIVGWWIWQSITWYPDNWWDPFEIFSVGTIIVQFAILIVVALVTNSWLAKKVGKGRDITEGESSTIS from the coding sequence ATGAGTCAAAAAAATGAACAATGGGGTAGCCGCTGGGGATTTATTATGGCTGCAGTAGGTATGGCTATAGGTACAGGTAACATATGGCGTTTTCCTAGAGTAGCAGCAGCTAATGGTGGTGGACCATTTATAATTGCATGGACAATAGCCCTATTTGTGTGGGCCATACCATTACTTATGGGTGAAATGGTTATGGGAAGAAAAACAGGCCTAGGTACTATAGGTGCCTTTAGAGATTTTGTTGGTAAAAAGTACACTTGGATGGGTACTTGGATAGCCGTAGTTTGTTTAGGAATTATGTTTTATTATTCAGTAGTAATGGGTTGGTGTGTTAAATACTTTACTTTAGCAGTATCAGGTGAATTTAAACCAGGAATGGATACTGTAGCGACAAAGGCTATTTGGGATACATTTACTACAACACCATCACAAACAATTTTATTTCACTTCATTTCAATGTTAGTAGCTGGTTTTATTATTTATAAAGGGGTAACGGGTGGGATTGAAAAGGCATCTAAAATTATGATTCCAACTTTATTCGCCTTACTAATAATTGCGGTAGTTAGAACATTGACTTTACCTGGGGCTACACAAGGCCTAGAATATCTATTTAGCCCTAAGCTATATATGCTAAAGGATTATAACATATGGTTACAGGCTTTTGCCCAGGCTGCTTGGTCAACGGGAGCTGGTTGGGGCTTTATAATTACCTATGCAGTTTATACAAAAAAGAAAGAAGATATTGGTGGTAACTGTTTAATCATGGGCTTTGGTGATAATCTAGGTGCATTAATTGCGGGTATGACAGTACTTCCTGCTATTTATGCTCTTTCTCCAACTCAACAGTTTGCGGAGCAGGCCTTAGCTTCAAATAATACTGGTATAACTTTTATATATTTAGCACAGCTATTTACACAATTACCAGCAGGTAATATTTTAGCTGCTGTCTTCTTTGGAGCAATGGCAATAGCTGCCCTTTCATCTCTACTACCTATGATAGAAGTAGGGGTTAGAAACCTAATGGATATGGGAATGGACAGACAAAAAGCAACAATAATTATTTCAGTTTTTGGTTTTATTCTAGGAATACCTTCAGCGTATAGTTTGAACTTCTTAGATAACCAAGATTGGGTATGGGGAGTAGGTCTATTACTAAGTGGTCTATTCGTAGCGTTTGCTATGATGAAATATGGATTAGAAAGAGCAAGAGCTGTAATCAACCTTGATGGAGCAGACTTTAAAATAGGTAAATGGTGGTCGAATTGTGTTAGACTTTTCCCAGTTCTATTTACAATAATTGTAGGATGGTGGATATGGCAGTCAATTACTTGGTACCCAGATAATTGGTGGGATCCATTTGAAATATTTAGTGTAGGCACGATTATTGTTCAATTTGCAATACTAATAGTAGTAGCACTTGTAACTAATAGTTGGCTTGCTAAAAAAGTGGGTAAAGGTAGAGATATAACTGAAGGGGAAAGCAGTACGATTTCCTAA
- a CDS encoding aminotransferase class IV — translation MNEIQEKYYILNGTKNETKKFNHEINLQNSVYEVIRVLNGVPLFVEEHLDRLNESFKLIGSDYSLEKKQLISYIDNLIKLNDCYNKNIKIVVTDINEEPNSLIYFIVSNYPTKEEYSNGVNAVLFKAVRDNPNAKVIHTSFRESIKEKLDKHQAYEAILVNHSNEITEGSRSNIFLVKDNTVFTPPADDVLKGITRKRIIELCNSLNICVIEKTIAVDFLKESEGLFMTGTSPKVLPIASVDDLLFNSNVHPLILKIIDEYNFLISNYIKDYV, via the coding sequence ATGAATGAAATACAAGAAAAATATTATATATTAAATGGCACTAAAAATGAAACTAAAAAATTTAATCATGAAATAAATTTACAAAATTCCGTTTATGAAGTTATAAGGGTATTAAATGGGGTTCCACTTTTTGTTGAAGAGCATTTAGACAGGTTAAATGAATCTTTTAAACTTATTGGAAGTGATTATTCCTTAGAAAAAAAACAATTAATTAGCTATATTGATAATTTAATTAAATTAAATGATTGTTATAACAAAAACATAAAAATAGTTGTTACAGATATAAATGAAGAGCCAAATTCTTTAATATATTTCATAGTGAGTAATTATCCTACAAAAGAAGAATATTCAAATGGTGTTAACGCTGTTTTATTCAAAGCCGTAAGAGATAATCCGAATGCTAAAGTTATTCATACTTCATTTAGAGAAAGCATAAAAGAAAAACTCGATAAACACCAAGCTTATGAAGCTATCTTAGTAAATCATTCTAATGAAATTACGGAAGGTAGCCGTTCAAATATATTTTTAGTTAAAGACAATACAGTATTTACACCACCGGCTGATGATGTATTAAAAGGTATAACCAGAAAACGAATTATTGAATTATGTAATAGCCTAAACATTTGCGTAATTGAAAAAACTATCGCAGTAGACTTCCTTAAAGAGTCCGAAGGCTTATTTATGACTGGCACATCACCTAAAGTTCTTCCAATAGCATCTGTAGATGATTTACTATTTAATTCTAATGTTCATCCGTTAATCCTTAAAATAATAGATGAATATAATTTTTTAATTTCTAATTATATAAAAGATTATGTATAA
- a CDS encoding transposase, producing the protein MSNKNEFTEDYKKEIVKLVTELGKKPTDVAKDIVVTPTSIRRWVKQYSIHGENAFPGKGKLRPEDA; encoded by the coding sequence ATGAGTAACAAAAATGAATTTACTGAAGATTATAAGAAAGAAATAGTCAAACTTGTAACAGAATTAGGCAAAAAACCAACTGATGTAGCTAAAGATATAGTTGTTACCCCTACAAGTATCAGAAGATGGGTAAAGCAATATAGCATCCATGGAGAAAATGCATTCCCAGGTAAGGGTAAGCTTAGACCAGAGGATGCATAA
- a CDS encoding ABC transporter substrate-binding protein, which yields MKKGLSLLVILMLVLSLAVTGCGKKQEATTPPPAAADDVIKIGIFEPMTGANAAGGALEVEGIRLANELYPEVLGKKVELVLADNKSDVVEAASAAARLVDRDKVVAIIGSWGSSLSMAAGDIVRDAKVPAVAASATNPLVTLGNDFYFRVCFLDPFQGTVMANYAYNNLGAKKVAIIREVSSDYSVGLAKFFEDAFKQLTGDPNAVIEVSNYNTGDSDFSSQLLNISAKNPDAIFAPGNFTESALIIAQARKLGIQTPFFGGDTWETPEFLELGGAAVEGAVFSTFFSSDVPITEESQIFLDAYRAKFGKEPAAVTALGYDAYLVILKAIERAGTTDPEAIRNEIAKTANFPGAAGMITLDENGDAVKSAVIKVVKDGEFVYSTTVEPF from the coding sequence ATGAAAAAAGGATTATCATTATTAGTAATCCTAATGCTAGTTTTATCACTTGCGGTAACTGGCTGTGGCAAAAAACAGGAGGCAACAACACCACCACCAGCGGCGGCTGATGATGTAATTAAAATTGGTATCTTTGAACCAATGACTGGTGCAAATGCAGCAGGTGGAGCTTTAGAAGTAGAAGGTATTCGTTTAGCTAATGAACTTTACCCAGAAGTTTTAGGTAAAAAAGTTGAATTAGTTTTAGCAGATAACAAGTCTGACGTAGTTGAAGCAGCAAGTGCAGCAGCTAGATTAGTTGATAGAGACAAAGTAGTAGCTATCATTGGAAGCTGGGGAAGCTCTTTATCTATGGCAGCTGGAGATATCGTAAGAGATGCAAAAGTACCAGCAGTAGCAGCTTCTGCAACAAACCCACTAGTTACTCTAGGAAATGATTTCTATTTCAGAGTTTGCTTCTTAGATCCTTTCCAAGGAACTGTAATGGCTAACTATGCTTACAACAATCTTGGAGCAAAAAAAGTAGCTATTATTAGAGAAGTTTCAAGTGATTACTCAGTAGGTTTAGCGAAATTCTTTGAAGATGCATTTAAACAATTAACTGGAGATCCAAATGCAGTAATCGAAGTTTCTAACTATAATACTGGGGATAGTGATTTCTCATCTCAATTATTAAACATTAGTGCAAAAAATCCAGATGCTATATTTGCTCCTGGTAACTTTACTGAATCAGCTTTAATTATTGCACAAGCAAGAAAATTAGGAATTCAAACTCCATTCTTTGGTGGAGATACTTGGGAAACACCTGAGTTCTTAGAACTTGGTGGAGCAGCTGTAGAAGGCGCTGTGTTCTCTACATTCTTCTCATCTGATGTTCCTATAACTGAAGAATCTCAAATCTTCTTAGATGCTTATAGAGCAAAATTTGGTAAAGAGCCAGCGGCTGTTACAGCTTTAGGTTATGATGCATATTTAGTTATCTTAAAAGCTATCGAAAGAGCTGGAACAACAGATCCAGAAGCTATTAGAAATGAAATTGCAAAAACAGCTAACTTCCCTGGAGCAGCTGGTATGATCACACTTGACGAAAATGGAGATGCAGTTAAGAGTGCGGTTATCAAAGTTGTTAAAGATGGAGAATTTGTATATTCAACAACAGTAGAACCTTTCTAA
- a CDS encoding branched-chain amino acid ABC transporter permease, whose translation MKKRNIILTLLCIVALIGFIVYANGNFGPYQRRVLNLCAIYTVLALSMNLINGFTGLFSLGHAGFMAVGAYTTAILTMSEASKQQNFFMTPIVGPLESISLPFLPALIIGGLLSAFVAFLIGAPTLRLKGDYLAIATLGFSEIIRIIFTNTQSLTNGSLGLKGIPNTTNLWWSFGCAAFTLLFIVALINSSYGKAFKAIREDEIAAESMGINLFKHKILSFVIGAFFAGIGGGLLGNLLGSINPNMFRFILTFNVLLIIVLGGMGSITGTVLSSFIVTSGLEYLRFLDESVNLGFIKLEGVAGLRMVVFSTILMVVVIFFNNGLMGNKEFSWDKFINFFKRRPFQKKGVQQ comes from the coding sequence ATGAAAAAGAGAAATATAATTTTAACTTTATTATGTATAGTAGCATTAATAGGCTTTATTGTTTATGCTAATGGAAATTTTGGACCATATCAAAGAAGGGTTTTAAACCTTTGTGCAATTTATACAGTATTAGCACTAAGTATGAATTTAATTAATGGATTCACTGGTTTATTCTCCTTAGGACACGCAGGATTTATGGCTGTAGGTGCGTATACCACAGCTATATTAACTATGTCTGAGGCATCTAAGCAGCAAAACTTTTTTATGACACCTATCGTAGGGCCTTTAGAAAGTATATCTTTACCTTTTCTACCAGCACTTATCATTGGCGGACTTTTATCAGCATTTGTTGCATTTTTAATTGGTGCGCCTACATTAAGGCTAAAGGGAGACTATTTAGCAATTGCAACATTAGGATTTTCGGAGATTATTAGAATTATTTTTACTAATACTCAAAGTTTAACTAACGGATCACTAGGATTAAAAGGTATACCAAACACTACTAACCTTTGGTGGAGTTTTGGGTGTGCTGCTTTCACTTTATTATTTATAGTTGCATTAATTAATAGTAGTTATGGTAAAGCATTTAAAGCAATTAGAGAAGATGAAATTGCAGCAGAAAGTATGGGTATAAACCTATTTAAACATAAAATATTATCTTTTGTTATTGGAGCATTCTTTGCAGGAATTGGTGGAGGACTTTTGGGAAATCTATTAGGTTCAATTAATCCAAATATGTTCAGATTTATTTTAACATTCAACGTTCTATTAATTATTGTACTTGGTGGAATGGGAAGTATAACTGGAACAGTTTTATCATCTTTTATTGTAACATCAGGATTAGAGTATCTAAGATTCCTAGATGAATCAGTTAATTTAGGATTTATTAAACTAGAAGGTGTTGCAGGTTTAAGGATGGTTGTTTTTTCAACTATACTAATGGTTGTAGTTATATTCTTTAATAATGGTTTGATGGGGAATAAGGAATTTAGTTGGGATAAGTTTATAAACTTCTTTAAAAGAAGACCCTTCCAAAAGAAAGGGGTGCAGCAATAA
- a CDS encoding flagellar protein FlaG encodes MKIESVSSNHLSLSNKVAGQGSRDVKPNIETQQQSGSQLKEKKIDDEQLIKALEKANKSFEAFDRKFERSVHEKTNTFMVKVIDSSTGEVIRELPPEKLLDMVANMLEVAGILMDRKL; translated from the coding sequence ATGAAAATTGAAAGTGTGAGCTCGAATCACTTAAGCCTTTCAAATAAAGTAGCTGGGCAAGGAAGTCGAGACGTTAAACCTAATATTGAAACACAGCAACAAAGTGGAAGTCAACTTAAGGAAAAAAAAATTGATGATGAGCAACTAATAAAAGCATTAGAAAAGGCTAATAAAAGCTTTGAAGCTTTTGACAGAAAATTTGAGAGGTCAGTACATGAAAAAACAAATACTTTCATGGTTAAAGTCATTGATTCGTCAACTGGAGAGGTTATTCGTGAGCTGCCACCTGAGAAGTTGTTAGATATGGTAGCTAACATGCTGGAAGTTGCAGGTATATTAATGGATAGAAAGCTTTAG